Within the Xiphias gladius isolate SHS-SW01 ecotype Sanya breed wild unplaced genomic scaffold, ASM1685928v1 HiC_scaffold_1456, whole genome shotgun sequence genome, the region TTCATCTGTCTGGAGGCTGCTGACTTTTATACTGTTCAAAAAACTCAAGACTATCAAGTGTATGGAAGTTACTTTAATGCTAAAGACAGTAGTCAGCTAGAATTCATTTTGCAACCAACTACTTCATGAACTCCATCTGGCAGATGCTAGAAATGCAGCAGTGGTTTCTCTAAAGCCCTGGTGGgttaaatgtgatttaaaaacaaaacaacaacaaagaaaaaaggatcaCTATAGTAATATCTCTCCGTAGATCAAGTCTATACATTTACAGACATTTCTCATGAATTGAAATTATTCATGTAATGGGCTTGTGATACTAATCCTGTGTCAAATTACTCCACATGTGTTGGCACCTGCTTCTTTAGTCAGTTTCACATGATTTCGTTAGGAGTTTCCCCCGCTTTCCCCCcgtaacatttgtttttgtttgcagcattttgtgtgtgccaAGTGTGAGAAACCTTTCCTCGGTCATCGCCATTATGAGAGAAAGGGGTTGGCTTACTGTGAGACTCATTATAAccaggtaagaaaaaaagagccaagTAAAATAATGGCTTTTGAGGACAtgacagacataaaaatgatagtaatgtctaaaaaaaaaaaatgagacagcACCACTAACCCTTTATTGTTTCACGTAATAAATGAATTTGTGCTTGCTTTATGAAAACCCAATGTCCTTGTTGTTCTGTTATTAAGCTCTTCGGCGATGTGTGCTATCACTGCAACCGCGTGATTGAAGGCGATGGTGAGTATCAATATTATAAAACTCATATTCAGTACAGtgctttaaataatttacacaCAATGTAGCTTGACGGTACAACAGTTCAGagtttctaattttctttttttctgtgcctcCCTCAGTTGTGTCTGCTCTCAACAAGGCCTGGTGTGTCAGTTGTTTCTCATGCTCCACCTGCAACACAAAACTCACTCTCAAGTAAGTGATGGTGCTCATTAAAAGCTTCTTTTACTAACTAAGCGTGTGTAATACTGCAAGCTGATTGTTGTCATCCTCTCAGTTTTCTGTAATACTCCTACTTCACGTTTCCAGTGTTAACACTTTTCTATGTGTATTTCACTCTCCTCCTACAACTCTTCTCTCTTTggctcttttcctctcccccctctttcctACAATTTGTCCTCTCACATACGTCACTTGCTGCGTCTGTGGTAACTCAGAGATAAGTTTGTTGAAATTGACCTGAGGCCAGTGTGCAAGCACTGCTATGAGCGCATGCCTGAGGAGCTGAAACGCCGCCTGGCTCGACGTGAGCGTGATGCCAAAGACCGCAAGAAAAaacctgctgtgtgtctgtagaGTAATTATTCTTTACAACTCACCACTCCAACGATTGGTTGGTGCTatctctgccttcctctttttctgtggTGTTGCCTGCTTACTATTC harbors:
- the LOC120787368 gene encoding LIM and senescent cell antigen-like-containing domain protein 1; the encoded protein is EFPPLSPRNICFCLQHFVCAKCEKPFLGHRHYERKGLAYCETHYNQLFGDVCYHCNRVIEGDVVSALNKAWCVSCFSCSTCNTKLTLKDKFVEIDLRPVCKHCYERMPEELKRRLARRERDAKDRKKKPAVCL